The following nucleotide sequence is from Oceanispirochaeta sp..
AAGAGAATAAAGATCCTGAACTGATTTGTGATGAACAGGGACTCGTTCAGATTTCAGATCCCGCAGCCATTGCAAAAATCATTGACGGGGTATTGAAGGCTCATGCAGATGTGACTCAAGCCGTTCAGGATGGTGATGTCCGTCAGATGGGATTCCTTGTCGGTCAGGTCATGCAGGCCTCCGGGGGAAAAGCATCTCCTCAGGTCGTACAGACCGTATTGAAGGAAAAAGTTCTGGGTTGATCCGGGGCTTAAAAACGAGAAGGGAAAATATGCGAGTATTATCAAAAGATATTAAAGATTCTAACGGCAAAGAAATCACCCTCAGTGGCTGGGTACACCGTATCCGCGATCTGGGAGGGGTGAATTTTATCATCCTCAGGGATAGAAGCGGAATGGCTCAGATTGTAACCAATGAAGTACTGGATCTCAATGTTGAAACCGTTATCAGTGCCACTGGAATGATCCATGAAAATGAAAAGGCACCCAAAGGCTTTGAGATGCAGCTGACAAAATTGGAAGTTCTGTCTGAAGCCTCCGCTGATCTGCCCTTTCCAGTGAATCAGGACCCTGAGAATATCGGTCTGGAAGCTATCCTGGATAACAGGATGATCTCCCTCAGAAACCCGAAAATCCTTTCTATTTTTCGTCTGCAAGCCGATCTTGTCCGGTATTTTGCTGATTTTTTAAGACTCCGTGATTTTACCGAGATTAAATCCAGTAAACTTGTTGCCGGAGGGACTGAAGGGGGATCAAATCTCTTTGAGGTTGACTATTTTGATACAAAAGTCTGTCTTGCCCAGTCTCCTCAGCAATACAAACAGACCATGGTTTCCAGCGGTCTGGAAAGAGTTTTTGAGATCGGCCAGGCTTACCGGGCGGAGAAGCATGATACTCCCCGTCATATAAATGAGTATGTTTCTCTGGATGTGGAAATGGGCTTTATTGAGTCAGAAAAAGACTTGATGACCCTGGAAGCTGAAATGATGGAGTATTTATTCCGCATGGTGAGAGAGAACAATCAGGAAGACCTGGATGCCTGGGGTGCGACCACGCCAGATCCGGATAAGTGCAGAGATATTCCTGTTATTCCCCATGACCAGGCCAAGAAAATTGTTTCCGAGCGTCTTGGGAGGCGTATTTTTGAAATTAATCCTGAAGCAGAAAGAGTCATCTGTGACTGGGCAGAGGAAGAGTATGGTATCCCCATGGTTTTTATCAATGCCTTTCCCAGGAAAAAGAGACCCTTCTACACCTATCCCGAAGGCCTTAAAACTATGAGTTATGACCTGATTTTCAGAGGATTGGAAATCACAACCGGTGGAAGAAGAATCAATGAATACAAGATGATGAAAGAGACTCTTCCAAAATTCGGTATGACCGAAGAGGAACTGGGAGACTACATGTCCATCTTCAAATATGGATGTCCTCCCCACGGCGGGTTTGCCATTGGTCTGGAGCGTCTTACCCAGAAAATCCTGTGCCTCACAAATGTGAAAGAAGCCTCTCTCTTTCCCAGGGACAGAAAAAGAACCAGTCCCTGACGGACTTCTTCCATTTTTGCTTATCGAACCCCGTTCCTATCCGGTTAATGGGGTTTTTTTTACTGCTGTCCACGTTGCCGCTACGGGATGTATCCAGACCATCAGCCGGGTCTCAAAGACTGGAATTTTCATGACTCTCCGGGTTTCTCTGATTTCCAAGTATTGCCAGCACAGCTGTCTCGGATTATACTGCCGTTTATGGTAGACAATACAATTAAGCAGATTTTACAGAAGACAGACAGCATCGGTTCTGAAATAAGGGTACAAGCCTGGGTCCGGACAAAAAGAGACACCAAGGAATTGGTTTTTATCGCCTTAAATGACGGTTCCTGTATGAATAACCTTCAGGTCATTGCCGAAAAGTCGGTTATTTCAGAAAATGTGCTTCACACACTGACAACGGGGGCAAGCTGCTCTGTCACGGGGATACTCGTGGAATCCCCCGCCAAGGGGCAGACTCTGGAACTGCAGGCTCTTTCCCTGGAGCAGCTGGGGGACTGTCCCTCCGACTATCCTCTGCAGAAAAAGAGACACTCCTTCGAATTTCTCAGGGAAATAGCCCATTTAAGAACCAGAACCAATACCTTCGGAGCCGTTGCTAGAGTCCGGAATGCCCTGACTATTGCGGTTCATTCCTTTTTTCAGGAACTGGAGTTTTTTAATGTGCACACTCCCATTATCACAGCCAGCGATGCCGAAGGGGCAGGGGAGATGTTTCAGGTTACAACTCTTCCCTTCGAAACCTTTGATAGTAGTGCCGGAATCGATTATTCCCGGGATTTCTTTGGTAAAAAGGCATCTCTCACCGTAAGCGGACAGCTCTCGGCAGAAACCTATGCCACCGCATTGGGGCGTGTGTATACATTCGGTCCGACATTCCGTGCCGAAAACTCCAACACCTCCAGGCATCTGGCGGAATTCTGGATGATCGAGCCGGAAATGTCTTTTTGCGACATCAACGGTAATATGGACCTGGCAGAAGATTTTCTTAAATATGTGCTGAAGTATGTGCTGGATAACTGCGAGGAAGACATGGTTTTTTTCAATACTTTTATTCATAAAGGGATCATCGATGACCTGAGGGCCGTAATCAACTCAAGCTTCACCAGGATCAGTTACACAAAAGCCATTGAAGATCTGAAAGCCTCTTCAGTTTCTTTTGAATACCCCGTTTCCTGGGGTATCGACCTGGCTTCGGAACATGAAAAATATCTCACCGAAGAAATCTATAAAGGACCAGTCATCATTACTGACTACCCCAAGGATATCAAAGCCTTCTATATGAAGATGAACGGCGATGGCAAAACTGTCAGGGCCATGGATGTTCTCGTTCCAAGGCTGGGAGAAATCATCGGCGGCAGCGAACGAGAAAACAGGTACGACCTGCTTTTGGACAGAATCAAGGAACAGGGCTTGAATCCTGAGGATTACTGGTGGTATCTGGATCTGAGAAAATATGGAACTGTTCCCCATGCCGGGTTCGGTCTTGGATTTGAACGTCTTGTTCAGTATGTTACAGGCATGACCAATATCCGGGATGTGATTCCTTATGCCCGTTCTGCCCGGAATTGCGATTTTTAAAGATTCTAAATCTGCGGAATAAAAGAGGCCTTCCATGATGACCCTGCTGAATTATAATCGGACCCATCTTATAGAGTATGTCCGGCAGAACTTCGGCAAAAATGAGAGTTATGGGGACGCTCTTTTCCGGTATCTCTACCATGGCTCCTCCAGGAATTTTGATTTTGAGAAACATCTCTCATTTCAGCATTTTCTGGAAAGAGTCATCACTACTGATATGCCCCGGATTGGTCCGAGGGAAGAACAGGAGGGCACTGTCAAATTCCTTCTGGATATGAATCAGAACTATTACAGCGAATCTGTCATCATCCCCATGCAGCATTACTCCACTCTCTGCCTGTCATCCCAGATTGGCTGCCGCTATGGCTGTGCTTTCTGTGCAACCGGTAATATGGGATTTATCAGGAATCTCACAACTGCGGAAATTGTGGCTCAGGTTCTATCTGCACGATTTGCACTGGGCGTTTCAGATCTGCAGAACGTCGTATTTATGGGGATGGGGGAGCCTTTTGATAATTTTGACAATCTCGTTGAGTCTCTGGATATCCTTTCTGATGAGCGGGGCTTAAACATTCCCAAGCGGCGGATTTCACTGTCTACTGCCGGCCATGGTGAAGGAATTCTAAAATTAACAAAATTGTGTGAATCAAGGCCTGATGAAAATTATCATACCCTCCATCTGAGCCTCAGTCTTCACAGTGCACAGGATCATATCCGGGAGACACTTATGCCTATCAACAAGGCATACCCTTTGGGAGAATTACGTAAAGTCCTCCTTGATTCACCCTACAGCCAAAGCAAAGATGGTTTAT
It contains:
- the aspS gene encoding aspartate--tRNA(Asn) ligase; the protein is MRVLSKDIKDSNGKEITLSGWVHRIRDLGGVNFIILRDRSGMAQIVTNEVLDLNVETVISATGMIHENEKAPKGFEMQLTKLEVLSEASADLPFPVNQDPENIGLEAILDNRMISLRNPKILSIFRLQADLVRYFADFLRLRDFTEIKSSKLVAGGTEGGSNLFEVDYFDTKVCLAQSPQQYKQTMVSSGLERVFEIGQAYRAEKHDTPRHINEYVSLDVEMGFIESEKDLMTLEAEMMEYLFRMVRENNQEDLDAWGATTPDPDKCRDIPVIPHDQAKKIVSERLGRRIFEINPEAERVICDWAEEEYGIPMVFINAFPRKKRPFYTYPEGLKTMSYDLIFRGLEITTGGRRINEYKMMKETLPKFGMTEEELGDYMSIFKYGCPPHGGFAIGLERLTQKILCLTNVKEASLFPRDRKRTSP
- the asnS gene encoding asparagine--tRNA ligase, coding for MVDNTIKQILQKTDSIGSEIRVQAWVRTKRDTKELVFIALNDGSCMNNLQVIAEKSVISENVLHTLTTGASCSVTGILVESPAKGQTLELQALSLEQLGDCPSDYPLQKKRHSFEFLREIAHLRTRTNTFGAVARVRNALTIAVHSFFQELEFFNVHTPIITASDAEGAGEMFQVTTLPFETFDSSAGIDYSRDFFGKKASLTVSGQLSAETYATALGRVYTFGPTFRAENSNTSRHLAEFWMIEPEMSFCDINGNMDLAEDFLKYVLKYVLDNCEEDMVFFNTFIHKGIIDDLRAVINSSFTRISYTKAIEDLKASSVSFEYPVSWGIDLASEHEKYLTEEIYKGPVIITDYPKDIKAFYMKMNGDGKTVRAMDVLVPRLGEIIGGSERENRYDLLLDRIKEQGLNPEDYWWYLDLRKYGTVPHAGFGLGFERLVQYVTGMTNIRDVIPYARSARNCDF
- the rlmN gene encoding 23S rRNA (adenine(2503)-C(2))-methyltransferase RlmN; the encoded protein is MMTLLNYNRTHLIEYVRQNFGKNESYGDALFRYLYHGSSRNFDFEKHLSFQHFLERVITTDMPRIGPREEQEGTVKFLLDMNQNYYSESVIIPMQHYSTLCLSSQIGCRYGCAFCATGNMGFIRNLTTAEIVAQVLSARFALGVSDLQNVVFMGMGEPFDNFDNLVESLDILSDERGLNIPKRRISLSTAGHGEGILKLTKLCESRPDENYHTLHLSLSLHSAQDHIRETLMPINKAYPLGELRKVLLDSPYSQSKDGLYIEYMIIPGISDQEGELEALNQFLEGMKVKINLIPYNPVKGSPWRSPTSEETTRVWNKMKDAGYYCRTRQSKGETMMAACGQLGSRSIEHESTGSFI